A window of Tautonia plasticadhaerens contains these coding sequences:
- a CDS encoding dienelactone hydrolase family protein: MADQNRSRILGLAAGLGLIVASAGGSHAGEMVEFKNAMGQPTRAYLAAPEGDAKAPAVLVIQEWWGLTDWIKENADRLAEDGYVALAVDLYDGKSTDDPGEAHELMRALDPSEGVADLEGAIEFLRSHDRVDQGKKIGSVGWCMGGMYSRLIAQQSDQVGPTVICYGSVTTDPEQVGALAGRPVLGIFGAQDRGIPADRVREVFEALREGGSEVDLHLYDDAGHAFMRPGGDQYVESDADDAWQRIEAFFAEHLKGSD, translated from the coding sequence ATGGCAGACCAGAATCGATCCCGGATCCTCGGCCTGGCGGCGGGCCTCGGCCTGATCGTCGCGTCGGCGGGCGGCTCGCACGCCGGGGAGATGGTCGAGTTCAAGAACGCGATGGGCCAGCCGACCCGCGCCTACCTCGCCGCCCCCGAGGGAGACGCCAAGGCCCCGGCCGTGCTCGTGATCCAGGAGTGGTGGGGACTGACCGACTGGATCAAGGAGAACGCCGACCGCCTGGCCGAGGACGGCTACGTCGCCCTGGCCGTCGACCTCTACGACGGCAAGTCGACCGACGACCCCGGGGAGGCCCACGAACTCATGCGGGCCCTCGACCCGAGCGAGGGGGTGGCCGACCTGGAGGGGGCCATCGAGTTCCTCCGCTCGCACGACCGCGTCGACCAGGGCAAGAAGATCGGCTCCGTCGGCTGGTGCATGGGGGGCATGTACTCCCGGCTGATCGCCCAGCAATCCGACCAGGTCGGCCCGACGGTCATCTGCTACGGCAGCGTGACCACCGACCCGGAGCAGGTCGGGGCCCTCGCCGGCCGCCCCGTGCTCGGCATCTTCGGCGCCCAGGACCGGGGCATCCCCGCCGACCGCGTCCGGGAGGTCTTCGAGGCCCTCCGGGAGGGCGGCTCCGAGGTCGACCTGCACCTCTACGACGACGCCGGCCACGCCTTCATGCGCCCCGGCGGCGACCAGTACGTCGAGTCCGACGCCGACGACGCCTGGCAGCGGATCGAGGCCTTCTTCGCCGAGCACCTGAAGGGCTCGGACTGA
- a CDS encoding tetratricopeptide repeat protein yields MPTIPVPSRPRKEAGDARAADPSRLRLADAAILAAFAALAFLLGVFPLKDVDFWWHLRTGDLIRELGAVPRVDPYTYTVPDRSWVDLHWGFQLLLSYGYEAGGVVLLNLGKCVITTAAVLLLLTSRRRDWPLWAMVPAWLPALVLLGGRMYIRPETLTLLYLAVFLAVLSRWDRRPWLGLLLPITQALWVNTQGLFVFGPILLTFALIDAALRPGAFEKGRRRWWQIALGVTGLVGLACLLNPYGIRGAAFPITDLLFGTLSDPIFKEEIAELSSIPKLIEDTAGYPHFMLIVHLSTVALGGLSFVLPLLWRGTTRIADLRGGGGDADQGERPKKSRGKRSKPSAGPNPGGRGKRSAAEAPGPGWSLRPFRLLLFLAFTALSWQATRNSHQFAAVVGTVTAWNFGEWAAAVLRRRADRGLDAGPRLWPRLAALGVTVALLVAVATGGLYAAAEEGRTIGLGEEPAWFPHRAVEFAGSEGLPPRFLGFHIGHDALFIYHHGPERKVYVDPRLEVMGADQYRAYSTLSRAIANDAPRSSWRSVLAEAGNPVILADNDLATKVGVTLLLDPSWRCIWFDEVASVFAQEADARSGDFPAVDFLGRHFGTQADPAPPRLPAEWRASVKGLSKYILIFLEQRNRPDQAAAMIPLGLSRARQARAVLPGEAEPWAFAAAMELGRVGLASAGPDRRYLHPFEPIRDLHPARVASFARSALAIDPDATIALSALLGLALQRGMDDVAVPLLGRAIAHRPRSPTQAQTRDAYRDRLSQAVARLGAEPRVDVSNGDRIRRSVDALLASGRVEQAVDLLEQQYPIGERDWPTADRIAALLMHLGRPDRARASWRSVADPPDPALRQARVAASYYAEDDLDAAREAYELALDADPRSFDAQFGLALVEHDAGRAPDALSAAREAIELAPDEPSRAASQAIVRRVEPYSDAGPAAP; encoded by the coding sequence GTGCCCACCATCCCCGTCCCGTCCCGCCCCAGGAAGGAGGCCGGCGACGCCAGGGCCGCCGACCCGAGCCGCCTCAGGCTGGCCGACGCGGCGATCCTCGCGGCCTTCGCCGCGCTGGCCTTCCTGCTCGGCGTCTTCCCCCTGAAGGACGTCGACTTCTGGTGGCACCTCCGCACCGGCGACCTGATCCGGGAACTGGGCGCCGTCCCCCGGGTCGACCCCTATACCTATACCGTGCCCGACCGCTCCTGGGTGGACCTGCACTGGGGCTTCCAACTCCTCTTGAGCTACGGCTACGAGGCGGGGGGCGTGGTGCTGTTGAACCTGGGCAAGTGCGTGATCACCACGGCCGCGGTGCTGCTGCTCCTCACCTCCCGGCGGCGGGACTGGCCGCTCTGGGCGATGGTCCCCGCCTGGCTGCCGGCCCTGGTGCTGCTCGGCGGCCGGATGTACATCCGGCCCGAGACGTTGACGCTGCTCTACCTCGCCGTCTTCCTCGCCGTGCTCTCCCGGTGGGACCGCCGCCCCTGGCTCGGCCTGCTCCTGCCGATCACGCAGGCCCTCTGGGTGAACACGCAGGGGCTCTTCGTCTTCGGGCCGATCCTGCTCACCTTCGCCCTGATCGACGCCGCCCTCCGCCCCGGCGCCTTCGAGAAGGGCCGACGCCGATGGTGGCAGATCGCCCTGGGGGTGACGGGGCTCGTCGGCCTTGCCTGCCTGCTGAACCCGTACGGGATCCGGGGGGCGGCCTTCCCGATCACCGACCTGCTCTTCGGCACCCTGAGCGACCCGATCTTCAAGGAGGAGATCGCCGAGCTGAGCTCGATCCCCAAGCTCATCGAGGACACCGCCGGATACCCCCACTTCATGCTGATCGTCCACCTCTCGACGGTCGCCCTCGGCGGGCTGAGCTTCGTCCTCCCCCTGCTCTGGCGGGGGACGACCCGGATCGCCGACCTGAGGGGCGGGGGGGGGGACGCGGACCAGGGCGAACGCCCGAAGAAATCCAGGGGGAAGCGATCGAAACCATCAGCAGGTCCCAATCCCGGGGGACGGGGCAAGCGATCGGCCGCCGAAGCCCCGGGGCCGGGCTGGTCGCTCCGCCCGTTCCGCCTGCTCCTGTTCCTGGCGTTCACGGCGCTGAGCTGGCAGGCGACCCGGAACAGCCACCAGTTCGCCGCGGTGGTGGGCACGGTGACCGCCTGGAATTTCGGCGAGTGGGCCGCCGCCGTCCTCAGGCGCAGGGCCGACCGGGGGCTCGACGCCGGGCCCCGGCTCTGGCCCCGGCTGGCGGCGCTGGGGGTGACGGTCGCCCTGCTCGTGGCCGTCGCCACCGGCGGCCTCTACGCCGCGGCCGAGGAAGGCCGGACGATCGGCCTGGGGGAGGAGCCCGCCTGGTTCCCCCACCGCGCCGTCGAGTTCGCCGGCAGCGAGGGCCTGCCCCCCCGGTTCCTCGGCTTCCACATCGGGCATGATGCCCTGTTCATCTATCACCACGGGCCCGAGCGTAAAGTCTACGTCGACCCGAGGCTCGAGGTCATGGGGGCCGACCAGTACCGGGCCTACAGCACCCTGAGCCGGGCGATCGCCAACGACGCCCCCCGGTCCTCCTGGCGCAGCGTGCTGGCCGAGGCGGGCAACCCCGTCATCCTCGCCGACAACGACCTGGCGACCAAGGTCGGGGTCACCCTGCTGCTCGACCCGTCCTGGCGCTGCATCTGGTTCGACGAGGTCGCCTCCGTCTTCGCCCAGGAGGCCGACGCCCGATCGGGCGACTTCCCCGCCGTCGACTTCCTCGGTCGGCACTTCGGCACGCAGGCCGACCCCGCCCCCCCGAGGCTCCCCGCCGAGTGGCGGGCCTCGGTCAAGGGCCTGAGCAAGTACATCTTGATCTTCCTGGAGCAGCGCAACCGCCCCGACCAGGCCGCCGCCATGATCCCCCTGGGCCTCTCCCGGGCCCGGCAGGCCCGGGCGGTGCTGCCCGGGGAGGCCGAGCCCTGGGCCTTCGCCGCCGCGATGGAGCTGGGCCGCGTCGGCCTCGCCTCCGCCGGCCCCGACCGCCGCTACCTGCACCCCTTCGAGCCGATCCGGGATCTGCACCCCGCCCGCGTCGCGTCCTTCGCCCGGAGTGCCCTGGCGATCGACCCCGACGCGACGATCGCCCTCTCCGCCCTGCTCGGCCTGGCGCTGCAACGCGGGATGGACGACGTGGCCGTCCCGCTCCTGGGGCGGGCCATCGCCCATCGCCCGCGGTCCCCGACCCAGGCCCAGACCCGGGACGCCTATCGCGACCGCCTCTCCCAGGCCGTCGCCCGGCTCGGGGCCGAGCCGAGGGTCGACGTCTCCAACGGCGACCGCATCCGCCGGAGCGTCGACGCCCTGCTCGCCTCCGGCCGGGTCGAGCAGGCCGTCGACCTGCTGGAGCAGCAGTACCCGATCGGCGAACGCGACTGGCCGACGGCCGACCGCATCGCCGCGCTCCTGATGCACCTCGGCCGCCCCGACCGCGCCCGGGCCTCCTGGCGATCGGTCGCCGATCCCCCCGACCCGGCCCTCCGACAGGCCCGGGTCGCCGCCTCCTACTACGCCGAGGACGACCTCGACGCCGCCCGGGAGGCCTACGAGCTGGCCCTCGACGCCGACCCCCGGTCCTTCGACGCCCAGTTCGGCCTCGCCCTGGTCGAGCACGACGCCGGCCGTGCCCCCGATGCGCTCTCCGCCGCCCGGGAGGCGATCGAACTCGCCCCCGACGAGCCCTCCCGGGCCGCCTCCCAGGCGATCGTCCGCCGGGTCGAGCCGTATTCCGACGCCGGGCCGGCCGCCCCCTGA
- a CDS encoding DUF6940 family protein yields the protein MWRFRIEELDPGAGRGQRFALERGGRAAPVMEAVLGWKEDPTFRSWFNETLAESPFLAFRWETPAVTAETADLPFEFVLLDSPGLARDADPAAFADHFECAEGREVLVFPNLGGDALLIVPCPMVEPTAYGHLASFVSGAPEGQRQALWQAVGEAMARRLDDRPVWLNTAGCGVPWLHVRLDDRPKYYGFGPYRATDRQVLPPEATPGRPAPGR from the coding sequence ATGTGGCGCTTCCGGATCGAGGAACTCGACCCCGGGGCGGGCCGGGGCCAGCGGTTCGCCCTGGAGCGGGGAGGCCGGGCGGCCCCCGTCATGGAGGCCGTGCTCGGCTGGAAGGAAGACCCGACCTTCCGCTCCTGGTTCAACGAGACGCTGGCCGAATCCCCGTTCCTCGCCTTCCGCTGGGAGACGCCCGCCGTCACCGCCGAGACGGCGGACCTCCCCTTCGAGTTCGTCCTGCTCGACAGCCCCGGGCTCGCCCGGGACGCCGACCCGGCCGCCTTCGCCGACCACTTCGAGTGCGCCGAGGGGAGGGAGGTCCTGGTGTTCCCCAACCTCGGCGGCGACGCCCTGCTGATCGTCCCCTGCCCGATGGTCGAGCCGACGGCCTACGGCCACCTCGCCTCGTTCGTCAGTGGGGCCCCCGAGGGCCAGCGTCAGGCCCTCTGGCAGGCCGTCGGCGAGGCGATGGCCAGGAGGCTGGACGACCGCCCCGTCTGGCTCAACACCGCGGGGTGCGGCGTCCCCTGGCTGCACGTCCGGCTCGACGACCGGCCGAAGTACTACGGCTTCGGGCCGTACCGGGCGACCGACCGGCAGGTCCTCCCGCCCGAGGCTACTCCGGGTCGGCCCGCTCCAGGACGATGA
- a CDS encoding di-heme oxidoredictase family protein — translation MRANELERGRRRVGVAILGGVAVAVGWVAMPGVPVLRAPSAGEERKAEGEALFVRTWLPHDPLANADGLGPVFNGRSCVECHFQGGAGGGGTVEHNVLAFEAKPTEDRPEIAAGLVHRFAVANHYLEDLSDLREYFPIVPEAIRITNGCYVVVKDFDPVQTERVNSTALFGAGWIDRISGRSISRRNLARSIEAVGRELAADFDGIPPGRYRVLPDGRIGKFGWKAQFATLEEFVAAACANELGLGTPHMPQAKPRVELPYPDMPPDLDRGQFRSLVAFVDTLPRPEEVPPADLESRAEVARGRLLFDQVGCAVCHVPDLGGVAGIYSDLLLHRLVDRQGRSSYGDVLTGAPIPREHPTPDEWKTPALWGVADSAPYFHDGTSPTLRDAIIRHEGDASPVTRAFEKLDESDERALIRFLESLRAPSDAPPVPEPTEPEEGGLSIAMAD, via the coding sequence ATGCGAGCCAACGAGCTGGAGCGGGGACGGCGGCGGGTCGGCGTGGCGATCCTCGGGGGGGTGGCGGTGGCGGTCGGCTGGGTCGCCATGCCCGGCGTGCCGGTGCTCCGCGCCCCTTCGGCCGGCGAGGAGAGGAAGGCGGAGGGCGAGGCGCTGTTCGTCCGCACCTGGCTGCCGCACGACCCGCTCGCCAACGCCGACGGCCTCGGGCCGGTCTTCAACGGCCGGTCCTGCGTCGAGTGCCACTTCCAGGGGGGCGCCGGGGGCGGCGGAACCGTCGAGCACAACGTCCTCGCCTTCGAGGCCAAGCCCACCGAGGACCGCCCCGAGATCGCCGCCGGGCTGGTCCACAGGTTCGCCGTCGCCAACCACTACCTCGAGGACCTCTCCGACCTCCGCGAGTACTTCCCGATCGTCCCGGAGGCGATCCGGATCACCAACGGCTGCTACGTCGTGGTCAAGGACTTCGACCCGGTGCAGACCGAGCGGGTCAACTCCACCGCCCTCTTCGGCGCCGGCTGGATCGACCGAATCTCGGGCCGGAGTATCTCCCGGCGCAACCTGGCCCGGTCGATCGAGGCGGTGGGCCGTGAGCTGGCCGCCGACTTCGACGGCATCCCCCCCGGCCGCTACCGGGTCCTGCCCGACGGCCGGATCGGCAAGTTCGGCTGGAAGGCGCAGTTCGCCACGCTGGAGGAGTTCGTGGCCGCCGCCTGCGCCAACGAGCTGGGCCTGGGCACCCCCCACATGCCCCAGGCCAAGCCCCGGGTCGAGCTGCCCTACCCCGACATGCCGCCGGATCTCGACCGGGGCCAGTTCCGCTCCCTCGTCGCCTTCGTCGACACCCTGCCCCGGCCCGAGGAAGTGCCGCCGGCGGACCTTGAGTCCCGGGCCGAGGTCGCCCGGGGCCGCCTGCTGTTCGACCAGGTCGGCTGCGCCGTCTGCCACGTCCCGGACCTCGGCGGCGTGGCCGGCATCTACAGCGACCTGCTCCTGCACCGGCTGGTCGACCGCCAGGGCCGATCCAGCTACGGGGACGTGCTCACCGGCGCCCCGATCCCCCGGGAGCACCCCACCCCCGACGAGTGGAAGACCCCCGCGCTCTGGGGGGTGGCCGACTCCGCCCCCTATTTCCACGACGGCACCAGCCCCACCCTCCGCGACGCGATCATCCGCCACGAGGGGGACGCGAGCCCCGTCACCCGGGCCTTCGAGAAGCTCGACGAGTCCGACGAGCGGGCCCTGATCCGCTTCCTCGAATCGCTCCGGGCCCCTTCCGACGCCCCCCCCGTCCCCGAGCCGACCGAGCCCGAGGAAGGCGGCCTGTCGATCGCGATGGCCGATTGA
- a CDS encoding DUF1501 domain-containing protein, whose protein sequence is MIRFLAPARHRGEPASRREFLRIGGLAGLGALVPGGPSRAAGGGAGFGRAKSVILVYANGGQSQLETWDPKPEAPAEIRGQFSSIATSVPGTIVCEHLPRLARLAHRYAVVRSMSHDDLDHGSAAYLALTGRYHPRKSSNPAPSPDDSPTLAAVLKRVRPSATSPYTAAHINMPIVVPELPAPGQDGGFLGRAEMPLVVGDPTDPEGSIPSLELPDGVPTVRMEARRSLLEAVELARREAGWLAGEDDRRAVYRQAYELMSDPSVRLAFDLSAEPESARERYGRFRSGQACLLARRLVEAGVPWITVAWNHSARGQDTRPDSIDWLGWDTHNDIFDVMNQLLPRFDHSLSALLEDLDARGLLDETLVVCMGEFGRAPKVALEKRFAGASPGRKHWANAYSILVAGAGTTPGAVVGATDRMAAYPTTDRIGPWDVAATMFAGLGVDPHAEYRDPLNRPFHVTTGRPIGALYE, encoded by the coding sequence GTGATCCGATTCCTCGCACCCGCCCGGCACCGGGGCGAGCCGGCGAGCCGCCGGGAGTTCCTCAGGATCGGGGGCCTGGCCGGTCTCGGCGCCCTCGTCCCGGGGGGGCCGTCCCGGGCGGCCGGCGGCGGGGCGGGGTTCGGCCGGGCCAAATCGGTCATCCTGGTCTACGCCAACGGCGGGCAGAGCCAGCTCGAGACCTGGGACCCGAAGCCGGAGGCCCCGGCGGAAATCCGGGGCCAGTTCTCGTCGATCGCCACGAGCGTGCCCGGCACGATCGTCTGCGAGCACCTGCCCCGGCTGGCCCGGCTGGCCCACCGCTACGCGGTCGTCCGGAGCATGTCGCACGACGACCTCGACCACGGCTCGGCGGCCTACCTGGCGCTGACGGGCCGGTATCACCCGAGGAAGTCGTCGAACCCGGCACCGTCGCCGGACGACTCCCCGACGCTCGCCGCCGTGCTCAAGCGGGTGCGGCCGTCGGCCACCTCGCCCTACACGGCGGCCCACATCAACATGCCGATCGTCGTCCCCGAGCTGCCCGCCCCGGGGCAGGACGGCGGCTTCCTCGGCCGGGCCGAGATGCCGCTGGTCGTGGGAGACCCGACGGACCCGGAGGGCTCGATCCCCAGCCTGGAATTGCCCGACGGGGTGCCGACCGTGCGGATGGAGGCCCGCCGGTCGCTGCTGGAGGCCGTCGAGCTCGCCCGCCGAGAGGCGGGCTGGCTGGCCGGGGAGGACGACCGGCGGGCGGTCTACCGGCAGGCATATGAACTGATGAGCGACCCGTCCGTCCGCCTCGCCTTCGACCTCTCGGCCGAGCCCGAGTCGGCCCGGGAGCGGTACGGGAGGTTCCGCTCCGGCCAGGCCTGCCTGCTGGCGAGGCGGCTGGTCGAGGCGGGCGTGCCCTGGATCACCGTGGCCTGGAACCACTCGGCCCGGGGCCAGGACACCCGGCCCGACTCGATCGACTGGCTCGGCTGGGACACGCATAACGACATCTTCGACGTCATGAATCAACTCCTGCCGAGGTTCGACCACAGCCTCTCGGCCCTGCTGGAAGACCTCGACGCCCGGGGCCTGCTCGACGAGACGCTCGTGGTCTGCATGGGGGAGTTCGGCCGGGCCCCGAAGGTGGCGCTGGAGAAGCGGTTCGCCGGCGCCTCTCCCGGCCGCAAGCACTGGGCCAACGCCTACTCGATCCTCGTCGCCGGGGCCGGGACCACGCCGGGGGCGGTCGTCGGCGCGACCGACCGCATGGCGGCCTACCCCACCACCGATCGCATCGGCCCCTGGGACGTGGCCGCCACCATGTTCGCCGGCCTGGGCGTCGACCCGCACGCCGAGTACCGGGACCCGCTGAACCGGCCCTTCCATGTGACGACCGGGAGGCCGATCGGGGCGTTGTACGAATAA
- a CDS encoding TIGR03067 domain-containing protein — MMFTRQSIVILVAVVLGPTARADDGAKAEFDRLQGHWKGVALESDGRKATEAEIEAMKDGGWSFEGDVVSFEDPRIPPIRSRVELDLATDPRSLDLIGLDGPQEGKVMRGIYKIEGDRLTICLRDLASDSKGRPSEFATAPESGLGLIVLERADPE, encoded by the coding sequence ATGATGTTCACGCGGCAATCAATCGTGATCCTGGTGGCCGTCGTCCTCGGCCCGACGGCCCGCGCCGACGACGGGGCGAAGGCCGAGTTCGATCGCCTCCAGGGGCACTGGAAGGGCGTGGCCCTCGAATCGGACGGCCGCAAGGCCACCGAGGCGGAAATCGAGGCGATGAAGGACGGGGGATGGTCCTTCGAGGGGGACGTCGTCTCCTTCGAAGACCCCCGCATCCCGCCCATCCGGTCGAGGGTCGAACTCGATCTCGCGACGGACCCCCGGTCGCTCGACCTGATCGGCCTGGACGGGCCCCAGGAGGGCAAGGTCATGCGGGGGATCTACAAGATCGAGGGGGATCGGCTGACGATTTGCCTGAGGGACCTCGCCTCGGACTCGAAGGGACGCCCCTCCGAATTCGCCACGGCGCCGGAGAGCGGGCTGGGGCTCATCGTCCTGGAGCGGGCCGACCCGGAGTAG
- a CDS encoding crossover junction endodeoxyribonuclease RuvC, translating into MASTAPQSQPGSTADGVPGRVVGIDPGLGTTGYAVIEPAPRAASGLMGPPPLVVEAGVIRARRDGSLGVRLDAIYGGIIEVLEAFPPRALALEQVHSRVKHPRTAILMAHARGVIVLAAARRGVPVIGYAPSRIKKTLTGHGKAPKEQMQHAIRTALGLDRLPEPHDVADACAVALCHFQIDRNRGGLLP; encoded by the coding sequence ATGGCATCGACCGCGCCGCAATCACAACCCGGATCGACGGCCGACGGGGTGCCCGGCCGCGTGGTCGGCATCGACCCGGGGCTGGGCACGACCGGCTACGCCGTGATCGAGCCGGCCCCCCGGGCGGCCTCGGGGCTGATGGGGCCCCCGCCGCTGGTGGTCGAGGCCGGGGTGATCCGGGCGAGGCGGGACGGGTCGCTCGGCGTCCGCCTCGACGCGATCTACGGCGGGATCATCGAGGTCCTGGAAGCCTTCCCGCCCCGGGCCCTGGCCCTGGAGCAGGTCCACAGCCGGGTCAAGCACCCCCGGACGGCGATCCTGATGGCCCACGCCCGGGGGGTGATCGTGCTCGCCGCCGCCCGGCGGGGCGTCCCCGTGATCGGCTACGCCCCCTCCCGGATCAAGAAGACGCTGACCGGCCACGGCAAGGCCCCCAAGGAGCAGATGCAGCACGCCATCCGCACCGCCCTGGGCCTGGACCGCCTGCCCGAGCCCCACGACGTGGCCGACGCCTGCGCCGTGGCCCTCTGCCACTTCCAGATCGACCGCAATCGGGGCGGCCTGCTGCCCTGA
- a CDS encoding carotenoid oxygenase family protein, producing the protein MAINRRQFLRSAAVSGMVGVSMGRAGSARAEDGERAEWPDSPFLTGNYGPVSEEIEAEDLAVVGRIPEGLEGMFVRNGPNPQFPPIGNYHWFDGDGMLHGVLLRGGKASYRNRWVRTRGFVEERKSGKAIWGGLAEPPNMGLVARGKPMFKNAANTSVVWHDGKLMALWEGGEPHVISVPDLGTVGPYDFDGALRHAFTAHPKVDPVTGEMLCFGYQPVPPYLRYSVVDAEGTIRSTTAIDLPRPVMMHDFAVTDRHSIFMDLPATFDFARLLTGGPFLKYEPDLPSRFGILPRHGEGSEVKWFESPSCYVFHTLNAYEEGEEVVLVGCRYGRFPGALGMGGPPSDEHPNAPGSDDDAPRIYRWRFNLASGETREETLHDVPCEFPRINDARMGRPTRFGYAMEGEMGGFLKVDLRGGLTLRHRHGPGRLGGEGVFVPKPDATAEDDGWLITYVFDRDADTSEMVVVDTLAFDDDPVARVLIPRRIPYGFHGTWLPSDVLG; encoded by the coding sequence ATGGCGATCAATCGCAGGCAATTCCTCAGATCGGCGGCCGTCTCGGGGATGGTCGGGGTGTCGATGGGCCGCGCCGGGTCCGCCCGGGCCGAAGACGGGGAACGGGCCGAATGGCCCGATTCCCCGTTCCTGACCGGCAACTACGGGCCGGTCTCCGAGGAGATCGAGGCCGAGGATCTTGCGGTCGTTGGCCGGATCCCCGAGGGCCTGGAAGGGATGTTCGTCCGCAACGGGCCGAACCCCCAGTTCCCGCCGATCGGCAACTACCACTGGTTCGACGGCGACGGCATGCTGCACGGCGTCCTGCTCCGGGGCGGCAAGGCGAGCTACCGCAACCGATGGGTCCGCACCCGGGGGTTCGTCGAGGAGCGAAAATCCGGCAAGGCGATCTGGGGGGGGCTGGCCGAGCCGCCGAACATGGGGCTGGTCGCCCGGGGCAAGCCGATGTTCAAGAACGCGGCGAACACCTCGGTCGTCTGGCACGACGGGAAATTGATGGCCCTCTGGGAAGGCGGGGAACCCCACGTCATCTCGGTGCCGGACCTGGGGACGGTCGGCCCGTACGACTTCGACGGCGCCCTGAGGCACGCCTTCACCGCGCACCCAAAGGTCGACCCCGTCACCGGGGAGATGCTCTGCTTCGGCTACCAGCCGGTGCCGCCGTACCTGCGATACAGCGTGGTCGACGCCGAGGGCACCATCCGCTCCACCACGGCGATCGACCTGCCCCGGCCGGTGATGATGCACGACTTCGCCGTCACCGATCGGCACTCGATCTTCATGGACCTGCCCGCCACCTTCGACTTCGCCCGGTTGTTGACCGGCGGGCCGTTCCTGAAGTACGAGCCGGACCTCCCCTCCCGCTTCGGCATCCTGCCCCGCCACGGCGAGGGGTCGGAGGTGAAGTGGTTCGAGTCCCCCTCCTGCTACGTCTTCCACACCCTGAACGCGTACGAGGAGGGGGAGGAGGTCGTCCTCGTCGGTTGCCGATACGGCCGGTTCCCCGGCGCCCTGGGGATGGGAGGGCCGCCCTCGGACGAGCACCCGAACGCGCCGGGGTCGGACGACGACGCCCCCCGGATCTACCGATGGCGATTCAACCTCGCCAGCGGCGAGACGAGGGAGGAGACGCTCCATGACGTCCCCTGCGAGTTCCCCCGGATCAACGACGCCCGGATGGGCCGTCCCACCCGGTTCGGCTACGCGATGGAGGGGGAGATGGGCGGCTTCCTCAAGGTCGACCTCCGGGGGGGCCTTACGCTCCGGCACCGCCACGGCCCCGGCCGCCTCGGCGGCGAGGGCGTCTTCGTCCCGAAACCGGATGCCACCGCCGAGGACGACGGCTGGCTGATCACCTACGTGTTCGACCGAGACGCGGACACCAGCGAGATGGTCGTCGTCGACACGCTCGCCTTCGACGACGACCCGGTCGCCCGGGTGCTCATCCCCCGGAGGATTCCCTACGGCTTCCACGGCACCTGGCTGCCGTCGGACGTACTCGGATGA
- the tatC gene encoding twin-arginine translocase subunit TatC → MPHDRDLFDEEQEMVAMSFGDHIEELRMRLVLALLGLAVGVILTLVPPINIGFHVMHGMQDPAQRALDEYHAERTREKIAEAVIAATYTQMPARIPAAALLEALREIAPTLELPEEEPSGLEGHYIELPMEVRDAAAIDMVSSNVEQRKALISLRPLETAVIFFTVCLITGLVIASPWVFYHLWAFVAAGLYRHERKYVYRYLPFSLGLFLGGVGLCYFGVLPLTLRFLLQFNIWLDVEPNLQLTAWMGFATLLPLVFGLGFQTPLVMLFVGKLGIVSATDFREKRKFAVLGTVVLAAMLTPGPDVVSQLLLAVPMLLLYELGIVMVARGEAEAAKAEPAD, encoded by the coding sequence ATGCCCCACGACCGCGACCTATTCGACGAAGAGCAAGAGATGGTCGCCATGAGCTTCGGCGACCACATCGAGGAACTCCGGATGCGCCTGGTGCTGGCCCTGCTGGGGCTGGCCGTGGGGGTGATCCTGACCCTCGTGCCGCCGATCAACATCGGCTTCCACGTCATGCACGGCATGCAGGACCCCGCGCAGCGGGCCCTGGATGAGTATCACGCCGAGCGGACCCGGGAGAAGATCGCCGAGGCGGTCATCGCCGCGACCTACACCCAGATGCCCGCCCGGATCCCGGCCGCCGCCCTGCTGGAGGCCCTCCGGGAGATCGCCCCCACGCTGGAGCTGCCCGAGGAGGAGCCCTCCGGCCTGGAGGGCCACTACATCGAGCTGCCGATGGAGGTGCGGGACGCCGCCGCCATCGACATGGTCAGCTCGAACGTCGAGCAGCGCAAGGCCCTGATCTCGCTCAGGCCGCTGGAGACAGCGGTCATCTTCTTCACCGTCTGCCTGATCACCGGGCTGGTGATCGCCAGCCCCTGGGTCTTCTACCACCTCTGGGCGTTCGTCGCGGCCGGCCTCTACCGGCACGAGCGGAAATATGTCTATCGGTACCTTCCGTTCTCGCTCGGGCTGTTCCTGGGCGGGGTCGGCCTCTGCTACTTCGGCGTCTTGCCGCTGACCTTGAGGTTCCTGCTCCAGTTCAACATCTGGCTGGACGTGGAGCCGAACCTCCAGCTCACCGCCTGGATGGGCTTCGCCACGCTGCTGCCCCTGGTCTTCGGCCTGGGGTTCCAGACGCCCCTGGTGATGCTGTTCGTCGGGAAGCTCGGCATCGTCTCGGCGACCGATTTCCGCGAGAAGCGCAAGTTCGCCGTGCTCGGGACCGTGGTCCTCGCGGCGATGCTCACCCCCGGCCCCGACGTCGTCAGCCAGCTTTTGCTGGCCGTGCCGATGCTCCTCCTCTACGAGCTGGGCATCGTCATGGTCGCCCGGGGAGAGGCCGAGGCCGCCAAGGCCGAGCCGGCCGACTGA